A portion of the Chryseobacterium tructae genome contains these proteins:
- a CDS encoding HU family DNA-binding protein has translation MNKSELIDAIAKDAGITKVAAKAALESFIGNVTSTLKKKDGKVSLVGFGTFSVAERAARQGINPATKKPIKIAAKKVAKFKAGADLSNAVSGAKKK, from the coding sequence ATGAACAAGTCTGAATTAATCGACGCAATCGCAAAAGATGCAGGTATCACTAAAGTGGCTGCAAAAGCAGCTTTAGAATCTTTCATTGGTAACGTAACTTCTACTTTAAAGAAAAAAGACGGAAAAGTTTCTTTAGTAGGTTTCGGTACTTTCTCAGTAGCTGAGAGAGCAGCTAGACAAGGGATCAACCCTGCAACTAAAAAACCAATTAAAATTGCTGCTAAAAAAGTTGCTAAATTCAAGGCTGGAGCTGATTTATCAAATGCAGTTTCTGGTGCTAAGAAAAAATAA
- a CDS encoding lysylphosphatidylglycerol synthase transmembrane domain-containing protein has translation MEKTSKSPLKSILTIVISLAFAGFFLWLALRGLDFKVIQQSLAKANYLWVLFASVFGLLAYWFRAIRWNLMLEPMGHSISNSNSLWSISFGYLMNLTIPRSGELARATALYGVEKVPVDKSFGTIILERVVDLMCMLIFLLLTVIFKFNAIRSFFDFVMNKKGEKEKFVPNFFERQMMKLGVSDFEAFYFYIKIAIGVLILVGIGLLYKYKKEKLINFGKGILQGLTSIFKLKEKGKFILYTLGIWISYYFAAYLVCFALPETSAFTFADGFFIIVVGTMGMIIPASGGIGAYNLAMKYGFMALFISVGKSADLGGEMGLTYSFISLPLQIVIMLVMGLISIPMLAKARNEAASKKDF, from the coding sequence ATGGAGAAAACATCAAAAAGTCCTTTAAAATCAATACTTACAATAGTAATATCGCTTGCTTTTGCAGGCTTTTTTTTATGGCTTGCCTTACGCGGGCTTGATTTTAAAGTGATTCAACAGTCATTGGCTAAGGCCAACTATCTTTGGGTATTGTTTGCGTCTGTATTTGGCCTTTTAGCGTATTGGTTCAGAGCAATTCGTTGGAATCTGATGCTGGAGCCGATGGGGCATAGTATTTCCAATTCCAATTCGCTTTGGTCTATTTCCTTTGGATATCTTATGAACCTTACTATTCCGCGAAGTGGAGAACTGGCAAGAGCTACTGCTTTATATGGAGTGGAAAAAGTACCTGTAGATAAATCTTTCGGAACAATTATCCTGGAAAGAGTCGTGGATCTGATGTGTATGCTTATCTTTTTACTTCTAACAGTAATATTTAAGTTTAATGCAATTCGTTCGTTCTTTGATTTTGTCATGAATAAAAAAGGGGAAAAGGAAAAATTTGTTCCTAACTTTTTTGAGAGACAAATGATGAAGCTGGGAGTAAGTGATTTTGAAGCATTTTATTTTTATATTAAAATTGCCATAGGAGTATTGATTCTAGTAGGTATAGGGCTTCTTTATAAATATAAAAAGGAGAAACTGATTAATTTTGGAAAAGGTATTCTTCAAGGGCTAACTTCTATTTTCAAATTAAAAGAAAAAGGAAAGTTCATTCTTTATACATTAGGAATCTGGATTTCTTATTATTTTGCAGCATATCTGGTATGTTTTGCCCTTCCTGAAACTTCAGCGTTTACTTTTGCAGATGGTTTCTTTATTATTGTTGTAGGAACAATGGGGATGATTATTCCGGCGAGTGGTGGAATTGGAGCCTATAATCTGGCGATGAAGTATGGTTTTATGGCGCTTTTTATCTCAGTGGGGAAAAGTGCCGATCTTGGTGGGGAAATGGGGCTTACCTATTCTTTTATTTCTTTACCGCTTCAAATTGTGATTATGCTGGTTATGGGACTTATTTCTATTCCAATGCTGGCAAAAGCAAGAAATGAAGCTGCTTCAAAGAAGGATTTTTAA
- a CDS encoding TerD family protein translates to MAINLQKGQKIEIGLTKMTIGLGWDPNEGTGYDFDLDASAIMIDSDRKLVSEEYFVFYNNLTSPDGALTHTGDDPSGKNSDGDDDEAIIIDLDKVDSRVEEILFVVTIEDFERRKQNFGQVRNSYIRVVDNSTNQEIAKYELDEDFSIETGVEFGRLYKRNGSWKFEASGIGYRADLGFFLEKYYKGQIIK, encoded by the coding sequence ATGGCAATTAATCTACAGAAAGGACAAAAGATCGAGATCGGATTGACTAAAATGACGATAGGACTTGGTTGGGATCCTAATGAAGGGACAGGCTACGACTTTGATCTTGATGCATCCGCAATCATGATCGATTCTGACAGAAAATTAGTAAGCGAAGAATATTTTGTTTTTTATAATAATCTTACTTCACCGGATGGTGCTCTTACCCATACCGGAGATGATCCGAGTGGAAAGAACAGTGACGGAGATGATGATGAGGCTATTATTATCGACCTTGATAAAGTAGATTCAAGGGTAGAGGAAATTCTTTTTGTGGTGACTATTGAGGATTTTGAAAGAAGAAAACAAAACTTTGGACAGGTAAGAAATTCTTATATCAGAGTGGTGGATAATAGCACCAACCAGGAGATTGCAAAATACGAGTTGGATGAAGATTTCTCTATTGAAACGGGTGTTGAATTCGGAAGACTGTATAAAAGAAATGGAAGCTGGAAATTTGAAGCATCAGGAATAGGCTACAGAGCAGATCTTGGATTCTTCCTTGAAAAATATTATAAAGGACAAATCATCAAATAA
- a CDS encoding TerD family protein, with the protein MAINLQKGQTIDLRKNDRGENVYDLSKVTIGLGWDVRKQGGFFGKLFNKDAEYDLDAVAFLLDGNGKVANLGRTVQTNDGRQVGLYQGDVVFFNSMQHPSGNVWLTGDNRTGAGDGDDEQIIVKLDQLDQSYQKIVFLVTIYQGRSNNQHFGMIENAFIRAVDATGKEITKYSLSGDSSMNGMCAMVFAEAYRHNGDWKFRAVGEPHNTDNFIDILRQQYSYSN; encoded by the coding sequence ATGGCAATTAATTTACAGAAAGGTCAAACGATTGATTTAAGGAAAAATGACCGTGGAGAAAATGTTTATGATCTTTCAAAAGTAACGATAGGCTTAGGATGGGATGTAAGAAAGCAAGGCGGTTTCTTCGGAAAATTGTTTAATAAGGATGCAGAATATGATCTTGATGCAGTAGCATTTCTTTTAGATGGAAACGGAAAAGTTGCCAATCTTGGAAGAACGGTTCAGACCAATGATGGAAGACAGGTTGGTCTTTATCAGGGGGATGTGGTTTTCTTTAATTCTATGCAGCACCCAAGTGGAAATGTATGGTTGACGGGAGATAACAGAACCGGTGCCGGAGATGGTGATGATGAGCAGATCATTGTAAAATTGGATCAGTTAGATCAAAGCTATCAGAAAATTGTATTTCTTGTTACTATTTATCAGGGAAGAAGCAATAATCAACACTTCGGAATGATTGAAAACGCATTTATCCGCGCAGTAGATGCTACAGGGAAAGAGATTACGAAATACAGCCTTTCCGGAGATTCGAGTATGAACGGCATGTGTGCGATGGTTTTTGCTGAAGCATACCGTCATAATGGTGACTGGAAGTTCCGTGCCGTCGGAGAACCTCACAATACAGATAACTTTATTGATATCCTGAGACAGCAGTATTCGTATTCAAACTAG
- a CDS encoding vWA domain-containing protein, giving the protein MNGEPIQALNNGFSGLISMLRADPQAMDSLHLSVITFDREVKNIIPLTALANFYPMEITCPDSGPTHTGAALEMVAELVQKDLVKGSEGEKGDWQPLLFIFTDGKPSDIQKYRQMIPVLRSLEFGAIVGCAAGPKADEQFLKELTDHVVKLDTTDAITLSSFFKWVSTSITQGGHSQNTTDHVTLPPPPSELTIII; this is encoded by the coding sequence ATGAATGGAGAACCTATCCAGGCACTGAATAATGGATTCAGTGGGCTCATCAGTATGCTTCGTGCAGATCCGCAAGCGATGGACAGCCTTCATTTAAGTGTCATTACCTTTGATAGAGAGGTCAAAAATATCATTCCGTTAACAGCTCTTGCCAATTTTTATCCCATGGAAATTACCTGTCCGGATAGTGGCCCTACCCATACGGGAGCAGCCCTGGAAATGGTAGCTGAGCTTGTTCAGAAAGATCTTGTAAAAGGTTCTGAAGGTGAAAAAGGAGACTGGCAGCCTTTACTTTTTATATTTACGGATGGAAAGCCATCGGATATTCAAAAATACAGACAAATGATACCTGTACTTAGGAGCCTTGAATTTGGAGCCATTGTAGGCTGTGCAGCAGGCCCTAAAGCGGATGAACAGTTTCTTAAGGAACTGACAGATCATGTCGTAAAGCTGGATACTACAGATGCTATCACACTCTCCTCTTTTTTCAAATGGGTGAGTACTTCTATTACGCAAGGAGGACATTCTCAGAATACAACAGATCACGTAACATTGCCTCCGCCACCATCGGAGCTTACTATTATTATTTAA
- a CDS encoding TerY-C metal binding domain-containing protein: protein MRRLPIYFLIDVSESMVGDPIEQVQEGISNIIRDLKKDPYSLETVYISVVGFAGEAEVITPLQDIISFYPPKIPIGSGTSLSQGLIKIMDCIDQDIVKTTYDRKGDWKPIVFLFTDGVPTDDATKAIERWNSKYNGKANTIAVSIGENTNYRLLGSLADTVLLFNNTDENSYKEFFKWVTDSIKTTSQSVTEAKKEGINLSKIDSVILEKVDPQMEQRFPDNNFVVLNGKCSETDKLYLMKFKKTFGESSIPGMSTRYYKLEGAYKIDEKSYYRLSSAQRSHLKISIEELQGGTSCPQCANPIALATCSCGGIHCLQGEGYNKCPWCGTSDYYGYSGGGFDINRTLG from the coding sequence ATGAGAAGACTGCCTATTTATTTTTTGATTGATGTCTCTGAGTCAATGGTAGGAGATCCGATCGAGCAGGTACAGGAAGGTATTTCCAATATCATCAGGGATCTGAAAAAAGACCCCTATTCATTGGAAACGGTTTACATTTCAGTGGTAGGTTTTGCTGGGGAAGCTGAAGTAATCACACCACTTCAGGATATCATTAGTTTTTATCCCCCAAAAATTCCAATTGGAAGCGGAACTTCATTGTCTCAAGGTTTGATTAAAATCATGGACTGCATTGATCAGGACATTGTAAAAACAACATACGATAGAAAAGGAGACTGGAAACCTATCGTTTTTCTGTTTACAGATGGTGTTCCTACAGACGATGCTACTAAAGCAATCGAAAGATGGAACAGTAAATATAATGGAAAGGCCAATACGATTGCAGTTTCTATAGGTGAAAATACCAATTATAGACTTTTGGGTTCATTGGCAGATACCGTTTTGCTGTTCAATAATACAGACGAAAACTCTTATAAAGAATTTTTCAAATGGGTAACAGATTCTATTAAAACAACGAGCCAGAGCGTTACTGAAGCAAAAAAAGAAGGAATTAATTTATCTAAAATTGATTCCGTTATCCTTGAAAAGGTAGATCCACAAATGGAACAGCGCTTCCCGGATAATAATTTTGTGGTTTTGAACGGTAAATGTTCAGAAACGGATAAGCTCTATCTCATGAAGTTTAAAAAAACATTCGGAGAATCAAGTATTCCCGGAATGTCAACTAGATATTACAAATTAGAGGGAGCTTATAAAATTGATGAAAAATCCTATTATAGACTGTCTTCTGCCCAAAGAAGTCACTTGAAAATTTCAATTGAAGAACTTCAGGGAGGAACTTCTTGCCCGCAGTGTGCCAATCCTATTGCGTTGGCAACCTGCTCATGTGGAGGAATTCATTGCCTGCAAGGAGAAGGATATAATAAGTGTCCTTGGTGTGGAACTTCAGATTATTACGGATATTCAGGAGGCGGATTTGATATCAACAGAACATTAGGTTAA
- a CDS encoding PP2C family serine/threonine-protein phosphatase codes for MEKGVIYKEKEEFKEAHWVLKPAHSGKFYEFNFEMADFPNIRVKNIGNLEETGLIFENNSISGVPATHNMYHLDIEFFHTADKDNTEIKRVQLLVNSDPKYLWKNIPSDSNSECYKEDEVSFQGGFSDRRIVVVSKRGRSHAHEGKFREDDFAVNELSSNWNIVSVSDGAGSAVMAREGSRLATISVNHFFSSSEVLNEIENNINIIYTSEAAKKDQDEAKENVIRRLYEGVLYVHHTLEKTASEHDFSINDLHATLIFTLVKKFSFGYVVLSFGVGDCPINLINTDFSQVRLLNTMDVGEFSGGTRFVTMKEIFNDQIVARFGITCVEDFSYLVLMTDGIYDPKFLTENKLEDTENWRTFFNDLNGDNEDRLKIDFIHDTEIAQQLLHWTDFWSRGNHDDRTLAIIY; via the coding sequence ATGGAAAAAGGGGTTATTTATAAAGAAAAAGAAGAATTTAAAGAAGCTCACTGGGTATTAAAACCTGCCCATTCAGGGAAGTTCTATGAATTCAATTTTGAAATGGCCGATTTTCCGAATATCAGGGTTAAAAATATTGGAAATCTGGAAGAAACCGGACTTATATTTGAAAATAACAGTATTTCGGGAGTTCCTGCGACTCATAATATGTATCATCTGGATATAGAGTTTTTTCATACGGCGGATAAAGACAATACTGAAATTAAAAGAGTTCAGTTATTGGTTAATAGTGATCCCAAATATTTATGGAAGAATATACCAAGTGACAGTAATTCTGAATGTTATAAAGAAGATGAGGTTTCATTTCAAGGAGGTTTTTCAGACAGAAGAATTGTTGTGGTCTCTAAAAGAGGTCGCTCTCATGCGCATGAAGGGAAATTCAGAGAAGATGATTTTGCAGTGAATGAACTTTCTTCAAATTGGAATATTGTTTCTGTTTCTGATGGAGCAGGCTCTGCTGTCATGGCAAGAGAAGGTTCAAGATTAGCGACAATCTCTGTAAATCACTTTTTCAGTTCTTCGGAAGTTTTAAATGAAATTGAAAATAATATCAATATCATTTATACCTCAGAGGCTGCAAAGAAAGATCAGGATGAAGCCAAAGAAAATGTGATAAGACGGCTTTATGAAGGTGTTTTATATGTTCATCATACATTGGAGAAGACAGCTTCAGAACATGATTTTTCTATCAATGATCTGCATGCTACTCTTATTTTTACCTTAGTTAAAAAGTTTAGTTTTGGATATGTAGTTCTAAGTTTTGGAGTAGGAGACTGCCCCATCAATCTTATCAATACTGATTTTTCCCAAGTCAGGCTTTTAAATACTATGGATGTGGGCGAGTTCAGTGGAGGAACTCGTTTTGTAACCATGAAGGAAATTTTCAACGATCAAATTGTTGCTCGTTTTGGGATAACCTGTGTTGAGGATTTTTCATATCTGGTGCTTATGACGGACGGCATTTATGATCCTAAATTTCTTACTGAAAATAAACTTGAAGATACAGAAAACTGGAGGACATTTTTTAACGACCTTAACGGTGATAATGAAGATCGTTTGAAAATAGACTTTATCCATGATACAGAAATTGCTCAACAACTTCTCCACTGGACTGACTTCTGGAGCCGTGGAAACCATGACGATCGTACGCTGGCCATAATCTATTAA
- a CDS encoding helix-hairpin-helix domain-containing protein: MKNTIKVVSVLDAAKTYEYVDEKPIQGGVKDVYFSPDREYVVAFYRNPLDEGQKERIRRIVSTYLQNIQNGNSSEYFLNEIFRWPYDIVEKERLTGIIVPVYHQKFSFAKGYIGSDNIRGEDKVGKWFTAPMFRNPQYPLRLDPSELGDWLSYFQIAINISRGVKKLHQMGLAHSDLSYNNILVDPVTKSACIIDIDGLVVPKLFPPEVIGTADFIAPEVLKTQHLGLQNPDRHLPNQKTDLHALAVLIYMYLLRRHPLRGGKIWDLDSEKDELISMGEKALFIEHPNDPSNNVKADHLRKWDAFWGDPQKIPYTVTGPYIADLFRKTFIDGLHDPIRRPTANEWETALLKTVDLIQPCKNSDCTEKWYVFDNTSNPKCPFCGTPHQGTLPVLDLYFRVDDDVWKPENHRLMVYHNQYLFKWHVSRKVIRNENLTMQDKMPVGYFTFHQGKWVLVNQSLSGMKDITEQKEIPPGSMVELTDGKKILLSAEDGGRLIYVTMANQ, encoded by the coding sequence ATGAAAAATACCATAAAGGTTGTTTCTGTTCTGGATGCAGCCAAAACCTATGAATATGTAGATGAAAAACCAATTCAGGGCGGAGTAAAAGATGTTTACTTTTCGCCGGATAGGGAGTATGTAGTTGCCTTTTATAGAAATCCGCTGGATGAAGGACAGAAAGAGAGGATTAGAAGAATCGTTTCTACTTATCTGCAAAATATCCAGAATGGTAATTCTTCTGAATACTTCTTGAATGAAATATTCAGATGGCCTTATGATATTGTAGAAAAAGAAAGGTTGACAGGGATTATAGTTCCTGTATACCATCAGAAATTCTCTTTTGCCAAAGGGTATATAGGTTCAGATAATATCCGGGGTGAAGATAAAGTAGGGAAGTGGTTCACTGCTCCTATGTTCAGAAATCCACAATATCCGCTAAGGCTTGATCCCTCTGAATTGGGAGATTGGTTAAGTTATTTTCAGATTGCCATTAATATCAGTCGAGGGGTAAAGAAGCTTCATCAGATGGGTTTAGCACATTCAGATTTATCCTATAATAATATTCTGGTAGATCCTGTTACCAAATCTGCCTGTATTATTGATATTGATGGGCTTGTTGTTCCAAAATTATTCCCCCCGGAAGTAATAGGAACTGCAGACTTTATCGCTCCCGAAGTTTTAAAAACCCAACATTTGGGACTTCAGAATCCCGACAGACATTTGCCTAACCAAAAAACCGATTTGCACGCTCTTGCTGTCCTGATCTATATGTATCTGTTGAGAAGGCATCCTCTTCGTGGTGGAAAAATTTGGGATCTGGATTCTGAAAAGGATGAACTCATTTCTATGGGTGAAAAAGCTCTGTTTATAGAACATCCTAATGACCCTTCCAATAATGTAAAAGCCGACCATCTTAGAAAATGGGATGCTTTCTGGGGAGATCCCCAAAAAATACCTTACACAGTAACAGGTCCCTATATTGCAGATTTGTTCAGAAAGACATTTATAGACGGATTACACGATCCAATCCGACGTCCCACTGCCAATGAATGGGAAACTGCTTTATTGAAAACAGTAGATCTGATACAGCCTTGTAAGAATTCTGATTGTACTGAAAAATGGTACGTCTTTGATAATACCAGCAATCCGAAATGCCCTTTCTGCGGAACTCCACATCAGGGAACACTTCCGGTTTTGGACTTATACTTTAGGGTTGATGATGACGTCTGGAAACCTGAAAATCATAGGTTGATGGTGTATCACAATCAGTATTTATTCAAATGGCATGTGTCCAGAAAGGTGATTAGAAATGAAAATCTAACAATGCAGGATAAAATGCCTGTAGGGTATTTTACATTTCATCAAGGAAAATGGGTGCTGGTGAATCAAAGTTTATCAGGAATGAAAGATATTACGGAACAGAAAGAAATTCCACCAGGATCGATGGTAGAACTTACTGACGGAAAGAAAATATTGTTATCTGCAGAGGATGGAGGAAGACTGATCTATGTGACAATGGCGAATCAATAG
- a CDS encoding GNAT family N-acetyltransferase — translation MKTPLIYQQATENDLDYLLDLRTKTMVPHYAESNLPTDRETTLQRILYQFDKAYIISLDHQPIGLLKIDKADTNIDILQLQIDPSQQGKGLGRMILSDILEEASATGKTASLSVLKTNKAQNLYLSLGFKTVSEDEHSYFMEFSPFENSNRTKTPHD, via the coding sequence ATGAAAACTCCACTTATCTACCAACAAGCTACAGAAAACGATCTTGACTACCTTCTTGATCTTAGGACAAAGACTATGGTTCCACATTATGCAGAATCTAATCTTCCTACAGATCGGGAAACAACTCTTCAACGGATTCTTTATCAATTTGACAAGGCTTATATTATTTCCCTGGATCATCAGCCCATTGGGCTTTTAAAAATAGACAAAGCCGATACAAATATCGATATCCTCCAGCTTCAGATTGATCCCAGCCAACAAGGGAAAGGATTAGGGAGAATGATCCTGTCCGATATTCTGGAAGAAGCCTCTGCAACAGGAAAAACGGCTTCTTTAAGTGTATTGAAAACCAATAAGGCACAAAATCTTTACCTAAGTCTAGGGTTCAAAACGGTAAGCGAGGATGAGCACTCCTATTTCATGGAATTCTCACCTTTTGAAAACTCTAATAGGACAAAAACTCCACACGACTAA
- the tyrS gene encoding tyrosine--tRNA ligase yields MIRTLQENVSIILPENGLEEKLKQAKEENRKLSIKLGFDPTAPDLHLGHAVVLKKLKQFQDLGHQIIIVVGSFTARIGDPTGKNKARKPLSAEDVQHNAQTYINQLSKIIDVEKTKIVFNSDWLDALHFSEIIQLLSNVTVAQLMHRNDFNKRFTENIPIAMHELVYPILQGFDSVKIECDIEMGGTDQLFNCTMGRQLQEVHQMPAQIVMCMPLLKGLDGKEKMSKSLNNIIGLTDEPNEMFGKTMSIPDTLIEEFIDLTTDFSMNEKNSLKSKMENGENPMNIKKIVAKNIINQYHDSEAAENAEQFFNNQFQNKNFEEKSFEPISINTLNHQQMKTTILELCHQLKNDLSKSAVRRLIESGGVQINTIKMMNPDEEFKLIKETKIKIGRRNFFELV; encoded by the coding sequence ATGATTCGTACATTACAAGAAAATGTCTCTATTATCCTGCCGGAAAACGGACTGGAAGAGAAATTAAAACAAGCTAAAGAAGAAAACAGGAAACTTTCTATTAAACTGGGCTTTGATCCTACTGCTCCTGATTTACATTTGGGACATGCAGTGGTTCTTAAAAAGTTAAAACAGTTTCAGGATCTTGGACACCAGATCATTATTGTAGTGGGGAGCTTTACCGCAAGAATTGGCGATCCCACAGGAAAAAACAAAGCTAGGAAACCATTAAGTGCTGAGGATGTTCAACATAATGCACAGACTTATATCAATCAGTTATCCAAAATCATCGATGTTGAAAAAACAAAAATTGTTTTCAATTCAGATTGGTTGGATGCCTTACATTTTTCTGAAATTATTCAGCTTTTATCCAATGTTACTGTAGCTCAACTGATGCATAGAAATGATTTTAATAAAAGGTTTACAGAAAATATCCCTATCGCTATGCATGAACTGGTATATCCTATTCTTCAGGGTTTTGACTCCGTGAAAATTGAATGTGATATTGAAATGGGAGGAACTGATCAGCTTTTCAACTGTACTATGGGAAGACAGCTACAGGAAGTTCATCAGATGCCTGCTCAAATCGTCATGTGCATGCCTTTGCTGAAAGGTCTTGATGGAAAGGAAAAAATGAGCAAATCTTTAAACAATATCATCGGACTGACTGATGAACCGAATGAAATGTTTGGAAAAACCATGTCTATTCCGGATACATTAATTGAAGAATTCATTGATCTTACCACTGATTTTTCAATGAACGAAAAAAACAGTTTAAAATCAAAAATGGAAAATGGTGAAAATCCGATGAACATCAAAAAAATCGTGGCCAAAAATATTATCAATCAATACCATGATAGTGAAGCTGCTGAAAATGCAGAACAGTTCTTCAATAATCAGTTTCAGAATAAAAACTTTGAAGAAAAAAGCTTTGAACCTATTTCTATCAATACGCTAAATCACCAGCAGATGAAAACAACGATCCTTGAACTTTGTCACCAGTTAAAGAATGACCTCAGCAAATCGGCAGTCCGAAGATTGATCGAAAGTGGCGGAGTTCAAATCAATACGATAAAAATGATGAACCCTGATGAAGAATTTAAACTTATAAAAGAAACTAAAATAAAGATCGGCAGAAGAAACTTTTTTGAACTGGTCTAA
- a CDS encoding GNAT family N-acetyltransferase, whose amino-acid sequence MNNDISNSLTIREGRKQDLPEMLLLFQDTITTVCKDDYTPYQLEAWKSGAENRERWLNVMKEQYILIAEIENKMVGFCTLDQGNYIDLLFVHKDYQHQGIASQLYQLIEKKALQQQQKFLTADVSKTAKYFFERLNFKVIQKQIVNVKGVDLTNYKMEKSL is encoded by the coding sequence ATGAACAACGATATATCCAATAGCCTAACCATACGAGAAGGAAGGAAACAAGACCTTCCGGAAATGCTTCTTCTTTTTCAGGATACGATTACAACGGTTTGTAAGGACGATTACACTCCCTATCAGCTTGAAGCCTGGAAATCCGGTGCCGAGAATAGAGAAAGATGGCTGAATGTGATGAAGGAACAGTATATTCTGATCGCTGAAATTGAAAATAAAATGGTCGGTTTCTGCACTCTTGATCAGGGAAATTATATTGATCTATTATTTGTTCACAAAGATTATCAACACCAAGGAATTGCTTCACAACTTTATCAACTGATCGAAAAAAAAGCTTTACAACAACAGCAAAAATTCCTGACCGCAGATGTCAGCAAAACAGCAAAATATTTTTTTGAAAGGCTGAATTTTAAGGTCATTCAGAAACAAATTGTGAATGTAAAAGGGGTTGATCTTACCAATTATAAAATGGAAAAAAGTTTATAA
- a CDS encoding TetR/AcrR family transcriptional regulator has translation MSTKEKILAKALELFNEKGYNNITTRHIAAELSISPGNLHYHFKHSEDIIKILFTDLTLKMDELLNKTKAKENKTLEDLYILTFSTCEIFYHYRFIFINLVDVLKKIPEVETQYEGINFSRREEFQLIFLDLQKNNILKKDIPHFIINSLTEQIFIIADNWLTHNRLISKLNKKAAIQSYTLLLMNIFYPLLNKEQQKLYEQRYIQ, from the coding sequence ATGAGCACGAAGGAAAAAATTTTGGCCAAGGCATTGGAACTCTTTAATGAAAAGGGTTACAACAATATTACCACCAGGCATATTGCAGCTGAACTTTCCATCAGTCCTGGAAATCTTCATTACCATTTCAAACATTCTGAAGATATTATCAAAATACTGTTTACAGACCTTACCTTGAAAATGGATGAACTGCTGAACAAAACGAAGGCTAAAGAAAACAAAACGCTGGAAGATCTTTATATCTTAACATTTTCTACCTGTGAGATCTTTTATCATTATCGATTCATTTTCATCAACCTTGTAGATGTTTTAAAAAAAATTCCGGAGGTTGAAACACAATATGAAGGCATCAACTTCAGCAGAAGAGAAGAATTTCAACTGATCTTTCTTGATCTTCAAAAGAATAATATTTTAAAAAAAGATATTCCTCATTTTATTATCAACAGCCTTACTGAACAGATTTTCATCATTGCAGATAACTGGCTTACCCACAACAGACTGATTTCAAAACTTAATAAAAAGGCAGCTATTCAGTCTTACACTCTCTTGCTGATGAATATTTTCTACCCTTTGCTCAATAAAGAACAACAAAAACTTTATGAACAACGATATATCCAATAG